The following coding sequences lie in one Haematobia irritans isolate KBUSLIRL chromosome 3, ASM5000362v1, whole genome shotgun sequence genomic window:
- the LOC142232244 gene encoding uncharacterized protein LOC142232244 — protein sequence MFQIRKPRKMNKRKLDVICSPGTYKRISFDEEYQQNVVDEIAGDSFEEVVFTQSEDDFLYPHQEFHVENEVITCTNDDEGTGKSVWIEPAVKFLISKVKELRPKVGKSASLKNKKQMWIKISEELCSLGYNFNSQQVETKYFSLERKYKRTQLYNSKTGRNRQTCPYQSELDDLLQEKKSINPDFVLDSEAEVSSAD from the exons ATGTTTCAAATACGTAAACCaagaaaaatgaataaaagaaaattggacGTAATTTGCTCACCGGGAACATACAAAAGAATTTCTTTCG ATGAGGAATACCAGCAAAATGTGGTGGACGAAATTGCTGGTGATAGTTTTGAGGAAGTAGTTTTCACCCAGAGTGAAGATGACTTTCTTTACCCCCACCAAGAGTTCCACGTTGAAAATGAAGTCATCACTTGCACCAACGACGATGAAGGAACCGGGAAGTCCGTGTGGATTGAGccagcagtaaaatttttgatatccaAAGTGAAAGAATTACGGCCAAAAGTGGGAAAATCGGccagcctaaaaaataaaaaacaaatgtggATAAAGATTTCAGAAGAATTGTGTTCACTTGGATACAATTTCAATTCTCAACAAGTGGAAACCAAGTATTTCAGTTTGGAACGGAAATACAAACGCACACAACTTTACAACTCTAAGACTGGTCGGAATAGGCAGACGTGCCCTTATCaaag CGAATTGGACGATCTTTTGCAGGAAAAAAAGTCTATAAATCCAGATTTTGTACTCGACAGTGAAGCGGAAGTGTCTTCGGCGGATTAA
- the LOC142232243 gene encoding sepiapterin reductase: MSAMKMDLNKKCFFVLSGISNPLGKNLAVEMCGRFQPESQILLIDSNDEDLQEVRKEIEALNKKIHVFCCNLKDWQNANSTLFHNLLATVLSLHENNEVVEEGGVKQFELALIVHNEGTAATHMLMEPQDTDMWQTFVHQHLNAPVALNQEFIHCKSLKGMPKLMVNINSRLLVQPLVFNTLSCSCKKGRDMYFRSVAAEESHNDVLVISYAPGILKTHEPQYDSNNNVIDVADVLADDEEDAKLLQLPRVEPKQSTRKLINILEEISFISGHDVDYYDTYVL; the protein is encoded by the coding sequence ATGTCAGCTATGAAGAtggatttaaataaaaagtgtTTCTTCGTCCTGAGTGGAATCAGCAATCCTTTGGGCAAAAATTTAGCCGTGGAAATGTGCGGCCGTTTCCAACCAGAATCGCAAATTTTGCTCATCGACTCCAATGACGAAGATCTCCaagaagttcgcaaagaaatcgaGGCCTTGAACAAGAAGATCCACGTTTTTTGCTGTAATTTAAAGGATTGGCAGAATGCCAACTCCACATTATTCCACAATTTACTTGCCACTGTACTCAGCCTCCATGAAAACAACGAAGTAGTAGAAGAAGGAGGTGTTAAGCAGTTTGAATTGGCATTAATCGTTCACAATGAGGGTACAGCCGCTACCCATATGCTAATGGAACCCCAGGATACCGATATGTGGCAAACGTTTGTCCATCAACATCTAAACGCTCCTGTGGCTCTCAATCAAGAATTTATCCATTGCAAGTCCCTGAAAGGTATGCCTAAGTTAATGGTCAACATTAATTCGAGACTCTTGGTACAACCTTTGGTCTTCAATACATTGAGCTGTTCATGCAAGAAAGGACGAGATATGTATTTCCGTTCTGTGGCCGCCGAAGAGTCCCATAACGATGTGCTTGTAATAAGCTATGCTCCTGGCATTTTGAAGACTCATGAACCTCAATATGACTCCAATAATAACGTAATCGATGTAGCCGATGTTTTGGCTGATGATGAAGAAGATGCCAAGCTATTGCAACTGCCCAGAGTTGAACCCAAACAGTCAACCCGTAAACTCATCAATATCTTGGAAGAGATCTCTTTTATTTCCGGTCATGATGTCGACTACTACGACACCTATGTTTTATGA